From the Oncorhynchus keta strain PuntledgeMale-10-30-2019 chromosome 13, Oket_V2, whole genome shotgun sequence genome, the window TTCCACATGATGTACTTGCTTTATGTTCACATCTCCTCCCTTAGTTCCTGTGCTTGACCATGGCCTGCTCAAGGAGCTTTTCGGCTATGGGAGAGGCTGCACAGACACGCCTGGTatcctctgattcagaggagttgggttaaatgcgtTACACATtttagttgaatgcattcagttgtacaacggactaggtatccccctttccctaatggatgatgtacactacatgaccaaaagtatgtggacaccccttcaaatgagtggattcaacTAATTCAGCCACATCTgttgctgataggtgtataaaatcgagcacactgctatgcaatctccatagacaaacattggcagtagaatggcccgtactgaagagctcagtgactttcaacatggcaccgaaggatgccacctttccaacaagtcagttcgtcaaatttctgccctgctcgagctgccccagtcaattgtaagtgctgttattgtgaagtggaaacgtataggagcaacaacagctcagccgagaagtggtaggccacacaagctcacaaaatgggaccacagagtgctgaagcatgtagcgCATAAAAAAcgtctgttgcaacactcactaccaagttccaaactgcctcaggAAGCAAcaacttcagcacaagaactgtttgttgggagcttcatgaaattggtttccatggctgagcagccatgacaagcctaagatcaccatgcgcaatgtcaagcgtcggctggagtggtgtaaagctcactgccattggactttggagcagtggaaagcATTCTCTGTGATGAACCAGGCTTCATCATCTgtcagtccaacggacaaatctgggaaatcttaacgctacagcatacaatgacattctagacgattcggtgcttccaactttgtgctagcagtttggggaaggccctttcctgtttcagcacgacaatacccccgtgcacaaagtgaagttcatacagaaatggtttgttgagatcggtgtggaagaacttgactggcctgcacacagCCCTGagctcaaccccatcaaacacctttgggatgaattggaacgccgactgcgagccaggcaagtccccgcagcaatgttccaacatctagtggagaagagtggaggctgttagagTAGCGAAGGGGGGACCAACATtttattaatgcccatgattttggaatgagatgttcggtgACTTTTGGTCATGAAGTGTTTGTGGCGCAGCTGAGAGTCATGTCGAGACGAAGGGGTTTGGTTCAGTCAGTCGTCCCGATAAGCCCCTCACAGATAGGTAATGCTGGCTACCTGGCAACAGCATGGCGCTAGTTAAAACCTGTTAAAGAACGTGATGATTATGTCGATGGGAGAAATAACTTGTCTTATTGGTCACCATCTCCAAATTGTTCCATCCAAATGTATTTTATTCCGAGTAGGATGGAAGCCTAGACAAGAAATAACTTGTAATGTTTGTAGTAACCATCTGGATACAATCTACTGCTCAATGGGGAGAGTTTGCTCTGCACTTGCCACAGTAAGGAAAGGGTAGCTAGATAGTGTAGCCAATAACAAACAGACCATGGTGACAGCTGAAGCACATTTATTGTAGATTTGACCAAAAATGTACAACTACGGCATTAACGTCTAACGTTAcataaaaaaagatatatactCAGATAAAAACAAAATGATTTCAACAAGTTTCAAATTCTCGCTGAAGTTTCTAGCCATAAGCATAAACTAGGtagctgggaagggctcgtcGGGACTGACTGAACCCAATCCGTTAGTCACTACTCGACTCTTGGCGCGCAAGAAACTTAATTAATTTGGGTACTAGGCGTCTTCCTATAGCCTCCCTTCTGACACTGCATTTTGGTGTCAGCTGCAGTAGTCAGTGAGTgcattgtctctccctccctctatctttatctttccccccctctctctaaggTGGAGGTCACAGTGAGGGTTTTTCCACTGTCTGCTCAGGGCTTATCTCCTGTAAACTTCCACTGGGACTGTGAGATTCACTCGCACATTCCCATgagctggtgagtgtgtgtgtttctctctctctctctgtgtgtgtctgtgtgtgtgtgtgtgtgtgtgtgtgtttctgtgagcGTGTAAGAATGTGGGAGTATCAGTATAGCCCACAGACAAAACGGATACTCCCCCCACCTCTTTCCAAGCAGGGCTGACTAGAGCCATGGGGCTGACAGTTCTCCCCTGCCCTCGGCTGGTGGCTCAGTGTaacaccaccacatagtccattaACCCTTCCAGCCTAAAACTGTCTCTCCCATCACAAGAACCCATCTCCCAACTCCTGCAAGCTACAGTGACTGTAGGTAAACAGTGGAAATGTGGTGCAGTTGCCCTGTATGGCACTTTGATCACTGGAGAAAAAAACATTCCATAAATCTAATATTACCATCTTCATTAATGTTCCTTGGGTCAACTAAGTCCTTTGAGAGGATCAATTCTAATGGGCACTGCTAAGTGCTAATGCATGGTTCATTGTAGGCTACAAAGGAGGTAGGTCCATGACACATCTGAGACCCTCAGCCCTTTATGGGCTCCTGTGCCAGGCTAAGCCCAAGACAAATATAGCCCACGGCCATATAGGGGGGTCAGGTACGCCATGCAAGGCCAACACTCATTCAGTGACTCACACAccacacaggcagacaggcaggcagcatgAACAGGAGATTACATAATAACCAGTGGATCAGAAACACAGTATCAGACCTGAACAGACACTACAAACCCAAGGCTAAACTGTACAAACCAAGGCTAAACTGCAGCTTAGAACAAAATAAGGACGGTAGCAAGTGACTGAACTGCATTTATTTGCAAGGACAGCATCTGGTGACGATGTGCTGCTGAGCGGAGAGGGGGAAATGAGAGACAGGAGAGTTGTGAACATTACACTGTTGGCAGCCAGGCTAAAGAGCTTGTGACGAACAAGACGTCTATTGTACCACTGCTTTTTCACattgacatttaagtcatttatcagacgctgttatccagagagacttacagtagtgagtgaatACATTTCCGTGCTTTCACATGCTGAGCCTATTGATGTGTGTCCATCTATGTGTCTCCCAGAAGGAAGGGACTGAATATGTCTGGCATCATGTGGGGAGCAGTGTATGGGTGTAATTGTTTCaaagctgtgtatgtgtgtgtgtgttaatttgTGTTTATGCTCGTACGTCTAAAGTATGATCGAGAGTATGATTGGAGGAGGGACAGAGTGCTCTTGTAAGGAAGCttaagacagacaaacagagcttTGAAAACCTGGGCTGGTTCTCCTTTGGGACCTGGGGAGTTGGATTGACGGGATTGCTGAATGTCCAATAATGAGTCTGCTAACGTCATAGCAGAACAGTTTGTGCTTCACCAAGTTCAGCAAGAAAACCAGCCGCGTCAACACACCCACTCACTCAGCCAATACAGAAAGAGACCCTCTTGTTGGTATTAAAATAATTAATGGATTTTTATCTCCTTTGGATAAAATGACCTAGGTGTTGAGCGGCGTGTGAATGTGTCTGCATAGATTGTATGCGTGAGAATGTGTGCATattttttgtgtatgtgtgtctgtgtgcatgcatgtgtgtgcgagtctctgcttgtgtgtgtgtgtgtgtctgtgtgcgtttgAGCAGATGCCTCGTTGTACTTACAGGGAATAGGACAATGGGGACAGTCAGGGTGACAGCGGTCAGGACAGCCAGACGGACCAGCAGGAGCATGGTGTCAAACTTATACACCTTGGTGAAAGTGTGGAGCAACTCCGCCTCCACGTTTCCTGAGTTTGGGAGAAAGAAAGAATATGAGCTTTATTAAGAGACATACCAATACAAAAGGCCGGAactgggtgtgagagagagatatggtaaacataccctcgtaaaactgaccatcctaccgatcctcgacttcggtgatgtcatctagaaaatagcctccaacactctactcaacaaactggatgcagtctatcacagtgccatccattttgtcaccaaagccccatacactaccacatttacatttacatttaagtcatttagcagacgctcttatccagagcgacttacaaattggattgcaacctgtacgctctcgttggttggccctcgcttcatactcgtcgccaaacccactggctacaggttatctacaagtctctgctaggtaaagccccaccttatctcagctcactggtcaccatagcagcacccactcgtagcacgcgctccagcaggtatatctcactggtcactcccaaaaccaattcctcctttggtcgtcattccttccagttctctgctgccaatgactggaacgaactggaaaaatctctgaagctggagactcatatctccctcactagctttaagcaccagctgtcagagcagctcacagatcactgcacctagcccatctgtaaacagcccatctatctacctacctcatccccatacagtatttatttatttatcttgctcctttccaccccagtatctctacttgcacattcatcttctgcacatctaccattccagtgtttaattgctatattgtaattacttcgccaccatggcccatgtattgccttaactcccttatcttacctcatttgcactcattgtatatagactttttgttttcttttgttctactgtattattgactgttttgtttattccatgtgtaactctgtgttgttgtatgtgtcgaattgccttacgctttatcttggccaggtcgcagttgcaaatgagaacttgttctcaactagcctacctggttaaataaaggtgaaatatatattttttttaaacatgcaaTGGTTATGGTAGCTTACTAGTGTTTAAATACATACTACTGGCTCTAGTGTTTAAATACACACTACTGGCTCTAGTGTTTATATACATACTACTGGCTCTAGTGTTTAAATACATACTACTGGCTCTAGTGTTTAAATACATACTACTGGCTCTAGTGTTTAAATACATACTACTGGCTCTAGTGTTTAAATACATACTACTGGCTCTAAGGTTTAAATACATACTACTGGCTCTAGTGTTTAAATACATACTACTGGCTCTAGTGTTTAAATACACACTACTGGCTCTAGTGTTTAAATACACACTACTGGCTCTAGTGTTTAAATACACACTACTGGCTCTAGTGTTTAAATACATACTACTGGCTCTAGTGTTTAAATACATACTACTGGCTCTAGTGTTTAAATACATACTACTGGCTCTAGTGTTTAAATACACACTACTGGCTCTAGTGTTTAAATACATACTACTGGCTCTAGTGTTTAAATACATACTACTGGCTCTAGTGTTTAAATACATACTACTGTCTCTAGTGTTTAAATACATACTACTGGCTCTAGTGTTTAAATACACACTACTGGCTCTAGTGTTTAAATACATACTACTGTCTCTAGTGTTTAAATACATACTACTGGCTCTAGTGTTTAAATACACACTACTGGCTCTAGTGTTTAAATACATACTACTGGCTCTAGTGTTTAAATACACACTACTGGCTCTAGTGTTTAAATACATACTACTGGCTCTAGTGTTTAAATACATACTACTGGCTCTAGTGTTTAAATACATACTACTGGCTCTAGTGTTTAAATACACACTACTGGCTCTAGTGTTTAAATACACACTACTGGCTCTAGTGTTTAAATACATACTACTGGCTCTAGTGTTTAAATACACACTACTGGCTCTAGTGTTTAAATACATACTACTGGCTCTAGTGTTTAAATACATACTACTGGCTATAGTGTTTAAATACATACTACTGGCTCTAGTGTTTAAATACATACTACTGGCTCTTTTTCAAACATTTCACTCATAAAATGAACATATAAAGGCAATAAAAGCAGAAACAAAGTAATTCAATTGCTGCAAATGtatcttattgtgtgtgtgtgtgtatcttaccATAGAAAGTGAGGTAGCCGAACAGCGCTGAGAACATGTACATGACCAGCATGGCCAGGATGGACAGGTTGGACACGTTCTGCATCTTTCTCCGGGAGCGACTGGGGAAGACGCAAGTTGAGATGTGAGTTGTATGGAGAAAATGTACCGCAGCAATTTATATGAGCGTCTATGCAAACGTGTCTTTTGTAATTCACTTGGATGCACTTACTCTTTGAGTTCACTGTAGATGGGTAGAATTTCAGGGTGGCACACAAAGGAGAAGGCCAGGATGGGAACAGTGTAAGCAGTCTGCAATGACAGGAGAAGAGATCGTGGAATGAAACACAGGCCCAGATACACACTCACAGCAGCTATGTACGTTAAGAATTGGGTTCCTCTAAACCTTGATTAATCCCATTTCTGGGACTGTTTATCAGAGGATATTGTTTCCAAAACACAGAATTATGACATGAAGCATTCCGACTcatcacatatacacacacacacacacacacgtacgcactcacccccccacacacacacccacatacagtaGCTCCACACCTCACCTGAGAGTTGAACACAAAGTACTTGGGCGTGCACATCTCCTCCACGTCGTCGGGGTGTGGTTCGAAGCGGACCCCTGAGGTGTGGTGGTCGTCCAGGTAGGAGGCGGGGGACATGTCAGCTCTGGAGAAGTCCATGAGGACGGTGCCGTTGTGCAGGGCGTGGGGCCCCAGGGCTGTTCCATTCATACTGTGGTTGGTATGGTACATGAAGGGCATCGGGCAGGGGAGGTTGTACTTCTTATAGATCAGCTGAGAGGtatagaggggacagaggggtgaGATGGGGACAGATGGGGAAATAGGGTGGAGAGGAGTCAGATGGGGACAGAGGAGTGAGATGGGGATGATTAGCAAACATAGAAATGCATTATATTACATAGGCAGTAATCCATTATATTGCAGAGCAATGAGTTCCATCCTGTAATCTTTCATTCTGTCTTCAAAGAAACAGACGCTGAACGCTAAACTATGTATTTTCAGGGTTACTAACTACATAGGATGTCTCTCTGATAGCTACTATGGTATAAACCCTGTGTAAAGCAGAGTGTGACCGCAAGCACAGTTCTATTTCATTAATGATGATACAGACTGTATCAGTGTTTAATATGATACAGCACTAGAGAGCAAGTGGGCCAAGTTAGAGTTTAAGATATCAAAAGAAGGCTATTGATAAACTCATCTCTAATCTCATGTAAGGTAACTAACCAGCTGAACGCCACACCAGGCATATTCTAAATGTTACTAAGAACTCCCATGGCATGCAAATCGCCCACATTGCCTGTGAGAGCAAAGCCAGCACTGGCATAATACCCTACAAAAGGTCAGGATGACATTTAAGGAGGAGAAAGTAGGCATGATCAAGACGCCGTGTGGCAAGAATACAAAACCAATGTCGGACGAAATGTACTATTTTGGTAACAAGTATGTTCTGTCTGCATTGAAACATGACTGGAAGAAAAAGAATGTCAGAGTTTATAAAAAGCAGGAGTTGTTGCCATATTGACAGAAGGTGAAATGTAGCCGTCTTAAATCACATCTGATGGTACTTTATATaatatcaacaccatcatccatcATTGCTCAGTCATTCAGGGGGCTAAAAATGCTAAACTACCGGAGCAAGCGGAGGCaggttaacttctttggggtaggggccagtattgggtagcttggatgaaaaacgtgcccaaattaagctgcctgctactcagccgtaaaagctagaatatgcatatataaTTAGTAACTTTGaatggaaaacactctgacgtttctaaaactgtttgaatgatgtctgtgagaataaaataactcatatggcaagcaaaaacctgagaaaaactccaaccaggaagtgggaaatctgaggtttgtagtttttcaactcagcccccattgaagatacagggtgatattagttatgtttcacttcccaaggcttccactagatgtcaacagtatttagaacctgttttgTGGAGtctactctaaaggaggggctcataagggctctttgagtgagtggtctggcagagtgccacagcctcggtctggcaCGCTCATGTGAAAGGTGAAGgtgaagttttatgttaaaaacatcctaaagattgattccatacttaggttggcatgtttctacgggctgtaacggaactttttgaacttttcgtccgacgttcggcgcgacctgaacgcgcttttggatttgtttaccaaacgccctaacaaaagaagatatttggacataactgatggacattatcgaacaaatcaaacatttatggtggaactgggattcatgagagtgcattctgatgaagattatcaaaggtaagTGACTATTTAAAATGCAATTTCTGAGTAATGTTGATTACCCAATATGGCaggtatctttttggctgctttgttgtctaaaggctgtactcagattattgcatgattTGCTTTCTctgtaaagtaaaaaaaaaaaatctgacacagcggttgcattaaggagaagtttatctaaagttccatgtataatagtcgtatttttatcaatgtttattatgagtatttctgtaaattgatgtggctctctgcacaatcaccgcatgttttagaactactgaacgtaacgcgccaatgtaaactccgattttttaatataaattgaactttaccaaacaaaacatacacgtattgtgtaacatgaagtcctatgagtgtcatctgatgaagatcatcaaaggttagtgattgatTTGATCTCTATATCTGCTTTTCgtgactcctctctttgactggacaaaatggctgtgtttttctgtggcttggtggtgacctaacataatcgtttatggtgctttcgctgtaaatcctttttgaaaatcagacactgtggctggattaaggagaattttatctttaaaatggtgtaaaatacttgtattttttaaatttggcgccctgcactttcactggctgttgcggGGGGGGCGGTTCcgccagtcctagacaggttaaacTTACCACTCCCAGGAAAAACACCATACAGGATAGGGAGAATCCACTGGTGTAGCCAAGGTAGCCTAGAGacaaaagagagaattagagagaaacTCATGTACTATCACGCAAACACTCACACCCATTATGTAAACAAAGTATACAAAGATTAAATCTAAAACAACCgcaacacacacatacccacaccaCTTACCCAGGTTTTTGAGTATGCAGAGAGGCAGGATGATACCGATGGACACAAACACAACCAGGTAGTTTCCGTTCATGTACCATTCACTGTAAACAACGCAGAGAACAGGTCTCACACACAGAgcatcaatccatccatctatctatcaatACACCAACCAAACTGTGTAGTGTGTTGAGCCACCTGTGTCAAATTAACTACAAATAAACTGATTTGATGAAATAGTTAACgaatggcagacagacagacacctacccAGAGTTCTGCTCCAGTCCCATGAAGGCACGGATCACTTCTGGCAGCTCATACTTTACAATGAAGAGGTAGCTGGACATGGCTGTGTGCAAACAAACACAAATGTACATTTCAATATAGAATCATAACactacaatgaatgcagcattaGCTGTTCACTTACCACCAATATTTTGGAGGGTTATCGATCCAAACGCAGCCATTTTCCCCGGCCAGCCAAAAGCTCGCTCTCCCAACTTTTCATAGATGAGAGAGCCTGTTAGAACAACAACAATGTGCTGATGAGTGATATTCAAAGACACAGAGGGAAAAAAGCAGAAAggcgaggacagacagacagacagatagatgcTGATGAAAGACAGACATTTCCATTAATAAAAAAATGACACCTACCTCCTTCTTTTGCAGTCATTAGCAGCAAGTGAACGGAGTACAACGACAAGATGGCCACACCCAAGAGAAGGACTCTACGTTGGGATAGAAACCAGTCAGACATTAGCATTGGGCTATACCATACGGAAATGTTACGCAAATCACCATGAACAACACTCGGAGGGGAATCAACTGGGTTACAAAACACCCTACATAATAACTTTCACTAGTTTCCCCCCCTAGTCACTCTCACTCTGTTTTCCCCATTATCTATTTAGGGAGGTAAAATTAGCGTTAGAGCTGCAGTCATATTTCACTTGAGGGGGGTCCGGAGAAGACCATGTTCCAATGCCTAAAGCACATGTCAAAGACACCATCATGTCATGTCAATATATGTGCCAGCTCAGACAAAATAGTGGTAGACCAATGCGTGTCAGTGCTTAGAGACCAGACTAAACTCTGAGCTATTATATAAGTCAATAAAGTAACTTTAGAGTTATTCCGGGAGGGGATGTATGGGTTTCCTGCACCGGCTGAACATGATCAGCCTTAAATTCTTACACTTAAAGAGTTCACAAGGGGCCTTTAACCCAATCATCCAGCCTCCAATGGGCTCCAATGTATTCAATAAATATTGAATGACTGTATCAACTGGGTGTTATGTGATACCACCTTCCAGAATGTCAGGGAAGCCCAGAATAGATGGTGAGGAAGTAAGATGTTGCAACTGACATGGAGGACTGACGTTTGGGGACTCCCTGTAAACTCCTTAGGACCGGAAACAAACCGGCTGCACCACTATAATAATCATGTGGGTTCCTAATCTATTTTCTTGTCTCCTGTCCTTCAATCACTTTCAGGGATATGCCGAAAATGACAATGTTTTGCTTAGTGAAAGTACTCAGTCACAAAATAATTTCTTGGTAAAGCCCAGCCATACACAGTGGAAACAGAACTGAAATAAAGCATCATCATCCTGTTTTGGACATTTGAGAAACCTGGTTATAGGGTTTGATTGAACAGGCTGTTATGGACTGTCAACACAATCCGGGGAAGCTGGGAATGGATGGGGGTTGGAGTTCAGAGGCGGGGCTGTAACATGGTTGTTCACGCCACCTTTGCATGCATGCTGGGGATGGCATGTCACAAGAAGGTGCCGACTTCGAGCCAAAGTCCGTGTCTGTCTATTCCCAAATACATACCCCACCACTCACCCTGTTGTCAAACCCCACTTGCTATACCAAGGACTCTGAAGTTATTTCAGTCCTATAAGTAACACTATACGATGCAGACAGATTTGTTTACTTTATTAGCTGGTGCTTTAATCACTTGACTGTTGCAGAAACAAAACATTGACCCCGTTCCACATGGTCTCTATGGCAGAAGTtaacacacacttacacaaaaAGCACAATGCCAGTGTTGGCCATGGCGTAGGAGAGACCCAGGATGCCGCTGCCCATGATCGCATTACTCAGGTTGAAGACCGACATACCAAAGGAGGTATGTCCTgggtgctgagagagagaaaggtagagagagagggtaagggagATTACTATGAGTTCAACTGATCGTAAACAAGAACatttcacacgcacacacacacacacacacacacacacacacacacacacacacacacacacacacacacacacacacacacacacacacacacacacacacacacacacacacacacacacacacacacacacacacacgcacacacacacgcatgcaccaCCTGTCACAGACACGTAACTACCAGTTCCTACGAAAGGGTTCCTCGGAATGAAGGTTTGAATAAAAGCAGACAGCTTTTGAGGAAATGGTCAAGGTTGTTGTTAAGAGATAGTGTCCATGAGCAAGAGCAAACATGCATGTGTTGTCATCGATAGTTCATCATCAGTCTTCTTACGTATTCTTCTTGATACTCCTCgtacttcttcttcttcataaTCCCATTAGTGAGAAATTTGTGGCTCTCTGCGTCTCCGTCCTCATCCAGGAAGTGACTGCAGATGTACAATCATTGAATCAATCTCTAGTTTAAAATACTTCTTTATGACTAGTTTATGACAGCCGTGTTAGGACTTCATGagaggttacagggtcagttaggCTAGTTCCAGCTTCTATTTCTTTTATTTTTTTGGTTGATGGATGAAATGAGATTACAGTGGAGCTAATCTGTTGGCGGTTAACAGTGAAGCTATGAGCCGAGAGATTCTCCTAACCAGTGTATTGAATAGCATTGTGTACATTAGACAATGATCGGTAGGAGACAAGAAATTTATGGTAAAGAACAATTTCTGTACAGTTTGGCAAAGAACACATTCTTGTTGCCACAACTAAGGCAATGCGCTTTATTTCCAGTTTTTTTTTTCTGTAGAAAGTCTCAGATAAAATAATTGATACAGTATTGAACCACACCTGTTGATGGTGGCCTTCTCTGAGTCGATGGGCTCTGTGAAGCGGTCGTCCAAACTGTCTGTGCTGTCATCGTCTGCCTCCGTGCAGACTTTCTTCAGCTCCATGCGGTCCATGGTTACTGCTATAGTGGTGCAGGGCTGGGGAAGGGGTCGCGGTCCAAAGCAGAGCAGTTGTACTCGGTAGGTTGGCGTGCTTTAGCTCAGCCTTACACTATAGGGCAAATACCTGTAGAAAACGGCAAAGGGAGAAATAGTAAAAGTTCTAAGAATATTCAGAGAGCTGCTGATGTGGCGGGAAGCCCTTATAACCAGCAAACATACAACCAATCATTCAATGTTGTCTAAACGTTGACTAAACGTTCTGGGCCTCAACTAGCCATCATTTCTTTGTAATTACACGTTGACTAGCCCTCTATAAAGTGACAATATCCCTAATAAGATACAAAGTAGTACATGTCCAGTCAAAAAGGCCATGGTCACAAGTTCTCTGATTTGACTGTGTAATCTGTCAACAATGAGCTAGTTACTGTTAATGTTATGAAGATACATTCAATGAGTCTTATCTGATTGGCCAGAACTCTAGGGCCTTGACAAAACACTTCAAGGGGAAGAAAAGGTGTCATTCTACACACACCCTTCCGTGTCACATTCCCCTGAACCCGCAGCAGCATTTTATCTCCCCATTCGATACATGTTGGTAGCTCACGCACTTCAGTGTGCTTTACCTATGGCGTCTTTCAATATCACTGTTCCTGTCACGCATTGGAATCTTTACGTTCCGTGCTGACTGGTTTTGGATACCTTTTGTACTCTGCTATACACTGAGTTAACAAAATGGCCTCTAACTGTATTAAGTTCAAACAGATTTTGTAGTCGACGTAGATAAGTAATTGTAGTATTTTTTGCTTGACAGACTGTAAAATCCCATATCAATTGTGACCTCAATTTTACATATCTATTTTTAGAGATTAGCACACATTATTTTCCCTAAAATAACCTCTAAGTAAACCTTTCAGACACAAGTCCATGTTCTATTGATGCTGTGCAGTTTCCTTTATGATACCATAACCACATTCATTTCAGGTGGGTTAAAGCAAGTCTCAACATTATgtcaaaaacatttacatttaagtcatttagcagacaaaaCACACCTGAACCCTAAATTCAGGTCAAAGAGGTCGGCTAATGAGGCCTTGAGGCAGGCAAGTTTCCGACCAAATGTTCCTAACCTCTGGGAGAGCAAGCTACAAAGGCCTGTCTGTCTTGCTGTCCACGGTAAACCCAATTCAATTGAACGCACCGAGTGCACTGAAGTAGCGGGCAAGCAGGAGGCATGTGTTCATATTTCCATTCTATTGAACATTTGATTGCTGCTATTACGTAACAACAAGATGAGGCACTGGGCAGCGCACACAGAGTTCTGCTAAATGATTTTAACAGCCAATTACCCACAGTGCTGTTCTTCCCATACAAAGGCTTC encodes:
- the LOC118392674 gene encoding sodium-coupled neutral amino acid transporter 4-like isoform X2, whose translation is MSVFNLSNAIMGSGILGLSYAMANTGIVLFVVLLLGVAILSLYSVHLLLMTAKEGGSLIYEKLGERAFGWPGKMAAFGSITLQNIGAMSSYLFIVKYELPEVIRAFMGLEQNSGEWYMNGNYLVVFVSIGIILPLCILKNLGYLGYTSGFSLSCMVFFLGVLIYKKYNLPCPMPFMYHTNHSMNGTALGPHALHNGTVLMDFSRADMSPASYLDDHHTSGVRFEPHPDDVEEMCTPKYFVFNSQTAYTVPILAFSFVCHPEILPIYSELKDRSRRKMQNVSNLSILAMLVMYMFSALFGYLTFYGNVEAELLHTFTKVYKFDTMLLLVRLAVLTAVTLTVPIVLFPIRSSINTMLFSQREFSWVRHMLIAAFILLFNNLLVIFVPTIRDIFGFIGSSAATMLIFILPAAFYLRLVKSVPMRSVQKISAAIFLVVGIIFMFSSLSLIVMDWIHNPPGSGNGH
- the LOC118392674 gene encoding sodium-coupled neutral amino acid transporter 4-like isoform X1; this translates as MDRMELKKVCTEADDDSTDSLDDRFTEPIDSEKATINSHFLDEDGDAESHKFLTNGIMKKKKYEEYQEEYHPGHTSFGMSVFNLSNAIMGSGILGLSYAMANTGIVLFVVLLLGVAILSLYSVHLLLMTAKEGGSLIYEKLGERAFGWPGKMAAFGSITLQNIGAMSSYLFIVKYELPEVIRAFMGLEQNSGEWYMNGNYLVVFVSIGIILPLCILKNLGYLGYTSGFSLSCMVFFLGVLIYKKYNLPCPMPFMYHTNHSMNGTALGPHALHNGTVLMDFSRADMSPASYLDDHHTSGVRFEPHPDDVEEMCTPKYFVFNSQTAYTVPILAFSFVCHPEILPIYSELKDRSRRKMQNVSNLSILAMLVMYMFSALFGYLTFYGNVEAELLHTFTKVYKFDTMLLLVRLAVLTAVTLTVPIVLFPIRSSINTMLFSQREFSWVRHMLIAAFILLFNNLLVIFVPTIRDIFGFIGSSAATMLIFILPAAFYLRLVKSVPMRSVQKISAAIFLVVGIIFMFSSLSLIVMDWIHNPPGSGNGH